A genomic stretch from Lathyrus oleraceus cultivar Zhongwan6 chromosome 2, CAAS_Psat_ZW6_1.0, whole genome shotgun sequence includes:
- the LOC127123671 gene encoding zinc finger BED domain-containing protein RICESLEEPER 2-like — protein MVDSVKEFGCTPAARISANNWKDSSNPFSVKPAVKEVQEMTFGDAVPLKAFTTFEVLQEHFMMLLLGEIWFTVVKIDVHLGETYMSYSTSLESLRDSQSPPKDGEECLNVLNPIIDLNANTNEEPLTNESTPANEVVNEENVESSDIVIQKSKRKKTSLVWDHFKKVELKNGKKWQCIHCKNNYSVVASGSTSHLMRHLKQTCHGYKKLVAQQKKLNFKPAKSKIDEKLSGPLLMNSGGKYDHERHREATAHWIMMHEHAFSIVEEEGFHFMMKCSNISYEKISRKTLKNDRIAVYEAERKKLKSTLRTKHILSFVLVPPPRRGVDIADAIFKCLKDWGIENKIFSVSVDNAHYNDRCLKELKVLILRHQKLVLDGKLFHARYCAHILNLLVQDGIGKIAKIVEDVRESVKFINQSEARLQTFSQIVQQLKLGGKKLILDCPTRWNSTYQMLLVAMQFKEVFPHFQDREPSYTTLPDDDDWEKVEKVSKLLEVFNVVTNIISGSEYPTANLYLAEVFRIKLVLDQAIQDEYDFMKEMAKAMKGKFDKYWSQFEARKNIENVRIALDDMYKEYADILSEHSEEGSSRSGVDQNGLILESQKSSGWSLLMNYVEEQQAIPAVKSEIEEYYNEPTYKPKDNDHMSFCALEWWKLNCGKYRVLSHMEADVLAIPISTVASESTFSARGRVIDSFRASLSSSTVEALICSGGASANRNYITPLMINRELSMQVSHVVDLEAPPVQVDTPAADAVVLNGEKTMEVIKRITMEVVEPSAKKKSAKKNGNVNSRLTKTANTIMAGKKNGDCSFKYGKMKDCYETDYQNCSGRQKS, from the exons ATGGTAGATAGTGTAAAGGAATTCGGTTGTACTCCTGCTGCTCGCATCTCAGCAAACAACTGGAAAGATTCTTCTAATCCATTTTCTGTAAAACCAGCAGTCAAAGAAGTCCAAGAGATGACATTTGGTGATGCTGTCCCTCTAAAAGCTTTCACAACATTTGAAGTGCTGCAAGAGCATTTCAT GATGCTTTTACTTGGTGAAATATGGTTTACTGTTGTAAAAATAGACGTGCATTTGGGAGAAACAT ATATGTCATACAGTACCTCACTTGAATCATTGAGAGATTCACAATCACCACCAAAAGATGGAGAAGAGTGTTTAAATGTATTGAATCCTATCATTGATTTAAATGCAAATACTAATGAAGAACCACTAACAAATGAATCAACACCGGCAAATGAAGTTgtgaatgaagaaaatgttgagagcagtGACATTGTTATTCAAAAGTCCAAGAGGAAGAAAACTTCTCTAGTTTGGGATCACTTCAAAAAAGTAGAATTAAAGAATGGAAAAAAATGGCAATGTATACACTGTAAAAACAATTATTCTGTTGTTGCTAGTGGATCAACCAGTCATTTGATGAGGCATTTAAAACAAACATGTCATGGTTACAAGAAGCTAGTAGCAcaacaaaaaaaattaaacttTAAGCCAGCAAAAAGCAAGATTGATGAGAAGCTTTCTGGACCACTACTAATGAATTCAGGAGGTAAATATGACCATGAAAGACATCGAGAAGCCACCGCACATTGGATTATGATGCATGAACATGCATTTAGTATTGTTGAGGAAGAAGGTTTTCATTTTATGATGAAGTGTTCTAATATTTCATATGAGAAAATTAGTCGGAAGACATTGAAGAATGATCGTATTGCTGTTTATGAAGCTGAAAGAAAAAAGTTGAAGTCTACTTTAAGGACA AAACACATTCTTAGTTTTGTTCTTGTTCCTCCTCCTCGGCGTGGtgttgatattgctgatgctATCTTCAAATGTCTTAAAGATTGGGgtattgaaaataaaatatttagtGTATCAGTGGATAATGCACATTACAACGATAGATGTTTGAAAGAGTTAAAAGTTCTGATTTTAAGGCACCAGAAATTAGTGTTAGATGGAAAGTTATTTCATGCGCGTTATTGTGCGCATATACTAAATTTGCTTGTTCAAGATGGTATTGGGAAAATAGCAAAAATAGTTGAAGACGTGCGTGAAAGTGTGAAGTTCATCAATCAGTCTGAAGCAAGGTTGCAAACATTCTCACAAATAGTTCAACAACTAAAGCTTGGTGGTAAAAAATTAATTCTTGATTGCCCTACTCGTTGGAACTCCACCTATCAAATGTTATTAGTTGCAATGCAGTTCAAAGAAGTCTTTCCTCATTTTCAAGATCGAGAACCAAGCTATACAACTCTTCCAGATGATGATGATTGGGAAAAGGTTGAAAAAGTTTCCAAGTTGCTAGAGGTATTTAATGTTGTTACAAATATTATTTCAGGTAGTGAATATCCAACTGCTAACTTATATCTTGCTGAGGTATTTCGAATCAAACTAGTTTTAGATCAAGCTATCCAAGATGAATATGATTTTATGAAAGAAATGGCAAAAGCGATGAAGGGAAAATTTGACAAATATTGGAGCCAAT TTGAAGCTAGAAAAAATATAGAAAATGTGCGTATCGCGCTTGATGATATGTACAAAGAGTATGCTGATATACTTAGTGAGCATAGTGAAGAAGGATCTAGTAGAAGTGGTGTTGATCAAAATGGGCTTATTTTGGAGTCACAAAAATCCTCAGGGTGGTCATTGTTAATGAATTATGTCGAAGAGCAACAAGCAATTCCTGCTGTAAAATCTGAAATTGAAGAGTATTATAATGAGCCAACTTACAAACCTAAAGATAACGACCATATGTCATTTTGTGCCTTGGAATGGTGGAAATTGAATTGTGGAAAATATAGAGTGTTGTCCCATATGGAAGCAGATGTTCTTGCCATTCCAATATCTACTGTGGCTTCAGAGTCAACCTTTAGCGCCAGAGGGAGGGTTATCGATTCATTTCGAGCTTCTTTAAGTTCATCTACTGTCGAAGCTTTAATTTGTAGTG GTGGAGCAAGTGCAAACAGAAATTACATTACTCCCTTGATGATAAATAGAGAGCTATCAATGCAG GTATCACATGTTGTTGACTTAGAAGCCCCACCAGTCCAGGTTGATACACCTGCTGCCGATGCTGTCGTTCTTAA TGGGGAAAAAACTATGGAAGTGATTAAGCGCATTACGATGGAAGTTGTCGAACCTTCCGCAAAGAAAAAATCTGCTAAGAAAAATGGAAATGTTAATTCAAGGCTTACAAAGACCGCCAACACCATAATGGCTGGAAAAAAAAATGGAGACTGCAGCTTCAAATATGGAAAAATGAAAGACTGTTATGAAACTGATTACCAAAACTGTAGTGGCCGACAAAAAAGTtga